From the genome of Actinomycetota bacterium, one region includes:
- a CDS encoding enoyl-CoA hydratase/isomerase family protein, translated as MTLVLSERRGPAVVLTFNRPDKLNALSTSMLNELKRGLDEAEGDVDVRVVILTGAGEKAFVAGADIGEYAEQDEEAFGEYQRYTRGLFTRIDRFPKPVVGAVNGYALGGGFEIALCCDVLIASSNAWFGLPEGLLGLSPGGGGTQRLTRAAGPFVAADVMLSARRLSAEDAFRLGLVAEIVDSERLMETALAKAEAMAKIAPLATTEMLRLIEVAGDAELEEGLTVEQSALARLRATADAAEGVDAFVNKREPKFRGA; from the coding sequence GTGACGCTCGTTCTGTCCGAGCGGCGAGGTCCTGCGGTCGTTCTGACGTTCAATCGGCCGGACAAGTTGAACGCGCTCAGCACGTCCATGCTGAACGAGCTCAAACGGGGTCTCGACGAGGCCGAGGGCGATGTCGACGTGCGGGTCGTGATCCTGACCGGAGCCGGCGAGAAGGCGTTCGTGGCCGGCGCCGACATCGGCGAGTACGCCGAGCAGGACGAGGAGGCGTTCGGCGAGTACCAGCGATACACCCGGGGGCTGTTCACGCGGATCGACCGGTTCCCCAAGCCTGTGGTGGGCGCGGTGAACGGCTACGCGCTCGGCGGTGGCTTCGAGATCGCATTGTGCTGCGACGTGTTGATCGCCAGCTCGAACGCCTGGTTCGGACTCCCCGAAGGCTTGCTGGGTCTCTCGCCGGGCGGCGGCGGAACGCAGCGATTGACGCGTGCCGCCGGGCCGTTCGTGGCGGCCGACGTGATGCTGTCGGCCCGGCGGCTGAGCGCGGAGGACGCGTTCCGCCTCGGCCTCGTCGCGGAGATCGTCGACTCGGAGCGGCTGATGGAGACGGCGCTGGCGAAGGCCGAGGCGATGGCGAAGATCGCGCCGCTCGCGACGACGGAGATGCTTCGGTTGATCGAGGTGGCGGGGGATGCGGAGCTGGAGGAAGGGCTGACGGTGGAGCAGTCGGCGCTCGCGCGCTTGCGCGCGACCGCCGACGCAGCTGAGGGGGTCGACGCGTTCGTCAACAAACGCGAGCCGAAGTTCAGGGGCGCGTAG
- a CDS encoding extracellular solute-binding protein — MIHLRGISWDHVRGLGGVRATADAFAASHAGVRIEWTARSLQAFADEPVDRLAERFDLIVLDHPATGFAVARGCFVPLGEHLDQAFLDELRSWTVGRSFESYECEGHVWALPIDAAAQVASYRPDLLNRIGAEVPRTWDDVVDLAERARSAGAWVGFPSIPVDAVLAFLALCGALGEEPCGHDDVVVSRDTGIRALETLRSVVAASHPESTSWNPPSMLERMCTTDEVPYCPLAFGYSNYARPGFRPNIVRFAPAPQGVDGVPQGTLGGAGLAVSVHSRNVDAAIEYARFVADAETQRTVYFEGGGQPGHRAAWTNPGVNASSSGFFADTLPALDAAWLRPRYDGVLEFQERGGELINSWLRDGGDAGAVLNALDTWYAESMRTGDRRGVSR, encoded by the coding sequence ATGATCCATCTTCGCGGAATCTCGTGGGATCACGTCCGAGGGCTCGGCGGCGTTCGCGCGACCGCCGACGCGTTCGCGGCGTCGCATGCCGGCGTGCGGATCGAGTGGACCGCGAGGTCGCTCCAGGCGTTCGCGGACGAGCCGGTCGACCGGCTGGCGGAGCGGTTCGACCTCATCGTGCTCGACCATCCGGCGACCGGGTTCGCCGTCGCGCGCGGATGTTTCGTTCCGCTCGGCGAGCATCTCGACCAGGCGTTCCTGGACGAGCTGCGGAGCTGGACCGTGGGACGGAGCTTCGAGAGCTACGAGTGCGAGGGTCACGTGTGGGCGCTCCCGATCGACGCCGCGGCGCAGGTGGCCTCGTACCGGCCGGACCTGCTGAATCGCATCGGCGCCGAGGTGCCGAGGACCTGGGATGACGTCGTCGACCTGGCCGAGCGGGCGCGCTCGGCCGGCGCGTGGGTCGGATTCCCCTCGATCCCCGTCGACGCGGTGCTCGCGTTCCTCGCCCTGTGCGGCGCGCTCGGCGAGGAGCCGTGCGGACACGACGACGTCGTCGTCTCGCGCGACACCGGTATTCGGGCGCTCGAAACGCTCCGGAGCGTCGTCGCCGCGTCCCATCCCGAGAGCACCTCGTGGAACCCGCCGTCGATGCTCGAGCGAATGTGCACGACCGACGAGGTCCCGTACTGCCCGCTCGCGTTCGGCTATTCGAACTACGCGCGTCCGGGCTTCCGTCCGAACATCGTGCGCTTCGCACCGGCGCCCCAGGGCGTCGACGGCGTTCCGCAGGGAACGCTCGGCGGAGCGGGTCTCGCCGTCTCTGTGCATTCGCGCAACGTCGACGCCGCGATCGAGTACGCGAGGTTCGTCGCGGACGCGGAGACCCAGCGCACCGTGTACTTCGAGGGCGGCGGTCAGCCGGGTCACCGAGCCGCATGGACGAATCCGGGCGTGAACGCGTCGTCGTCCGGCTTCTTCGCGGATACGCTCCCCGCCCTGGACGCGGCGTGGCTGCGTCCGCGGTACGACGGCGTGCTCGAGTTCCAGGAGCGAGGTGGCGAGCTGATCAACTCGTGGCTGCGCGACGGCGGTGATGCCGGCGCGGTCCTGAATGCACTCGACACGTGGTACGCGGAGAGCATGCGCACGGGCGACCGGAGAGGCGTGTCCAGGTGA
- a CDS encoding CoA transferase: MTRALEGVRVLDFTQMMLGPWATQFLGDMGADVVKIERPGPGEWERGLRAMGELLDGQSPFFLAMNRNKRSVAIDLKHPRARDVVLRLAERCELIVENFRPGVMDRLGIGYDDLRTVNPSIVFVSGTGFGPDGPYVGRPGQDLLIQSMTGLAAYGGRRDDPPTPSGSSIVDASTALLLAFSAMVGLFHRERTGEGQRIDVSLFNTAIALQCQEIAAFLNMGKPFERSEAGIGGAWLSAPFGIYRTADRPIAIAMASLAVVGELIDAPELAQYDEGNRAYDDRDDVYRIVQERLIERSAKDWLDILATKDVWAAPVQTFDDLVDDPQVEHNRLLETVRHPSGGDLRVVGVPMRFSETPGEIRSGPPAVGAHTDEVLSESGFSDAEIRALRDDGLMGS, translated from the coding sequence GTGACGCGCGCGCTCGAGGGCGTTCGAGTTCTCGACTTCACGCAGATGATGTTGGGCCCGTGGGCCACGCAGTTCCTCGGAGACATGGGCGCCGACGTCGTGAAGATCGAACGGCCCGGCCCGGGCGAATGGGAACGCGGTCTCCGCGCGATGGGAGAGCTGCTCGACGGGCAGAGCCCGTTCTTCTTGGCGATGAACCGCAACAAGCGGAGCGTCGCCATCGACCTGAAGCATCCGCGCGCTCGCGACGTCGTCCTGCGACTCGCGGAGCGATGTGAGCTCATCGTCGAGAACTTCCGGCCGGGTGTGATGGACCGGCTGGGGATCGGCTACGACGACCTTCGGACGGTGAATCCGTCGATCGTGTTCGTATCGGGAACCGGCTTCGGGCCGGACGGACCGTACGTCGGCCGGCCCGGGCAGGACCTGTTGATCCAGTCGATGACGGGGCTCGCCGCGTACGGGGGCCGGCGCGATGACCCGCCGACGCCGTCGGGGAGCTCGATCGTCGATGCGAGCACGGCGCTGCTCCTGGCGTTCTCCGCGATGGTCGGGTTGTTCCACCGCGAGCGCACCGGCGAGGGGCAGCGGATCGACGTGAGTCTGTTCAACACGGCGATCGCGCTCCAGTGTCAGGAGATCGCCGCGTTCCTGAACATGGGCAAGCCTTTCGAGCGAAGCGAAGCGGGGATCGGCGGCGCGTGGCTCTCGGCGCCGTTCGGCATCTATCGAACAGCGGATCGGCCGATCGCCATCGCCATGGCGTCCCTCGCAGTCGTCGGTGAGTTGATCGACGCTCCTGAGCTCGCCCAGTACGACGAGGGGAATCGGGCATACGACGATCGAGACGATGTCTACCGGATCGTTCAGGAGCGGCTCATCGAACGATCCGCCAAAGACTGGCTCGACATCCTGGCGACGAAAGATGTGTGGGCCGCGCCGGTGCAGACGTTCGATGACCTCGTCGACGACCCGCAGGTCGAGCACAACCGGCTGCTCGAGACCGTTCGTCACCCCTCGGGCGGCGACCTTCGCGTCGTCGGCGTTCCGATGCGGTTCTCAGAGACGCCCGGCGAGATCCGTTCCGGTCCGCCCGCCGTCGGCGCGCACACCGACGAGGTCCTGAGCGAATCCGGCTTCTCGGATGCCGAGATCCGCGCGCTGCGAGACGACGGGCTGATGGGCTCGTGA
- a CDS encoding PfkB family carbohydrate kinase, producing MSTFDIAVVGAPFLDLTFAGLPRVPGPGEEIIARELHIAPGGTGMQAIGAARLGLSAALVSPIGDDPAGEVLRTMLSAEGVEWIGRRTGSTATTTILSTPDGSAMATAFDKTEPTAGDVVAVGASAFVLSLGRLPLRPPNGAVYATTGGIELEAGLSVDARSLDGVRALILNEREANRLTGATDSAAAATTLARDVECVVVTLGPRGALAVENGREVRVEAPGVVAVDTTGAGDLFVPAYIWADLNGLDVEGRVAWAALYAGLSVRAPTAFDGAARLDELLTEGARRGLRRERSAARPD from the coding sequence GTGAGCACGTTCGACATCGCGGTCGTCGGCGCTCCCTTCCTCGACCTGACGTTCGCCGGCCTCCCCCGCGTGCCCGGTCCGGGTGAAGAGATCATCGCGCGGGAGCTCCACATCGCTCCGGGCGGCACGGGGATGCAGGCGATCGGCGCGGCGCGACTCGGTCTTTCCGCCGCCCTCGTCTCGCCGATCGGCGACGACCCTGCCGGCGAGGTTCTGCGAACGATGCTCTCGGCGGAGGGTGTCGAGTGGATCGGGCGTCGTACCGGATCGACGGCGACCACGACCATCCTTTCGACGCCCGACGGTTCGGCGATGGCGACGGCGTTCGACAAGACCGAACCGACCGCAGGGGACGTCGTCGCCGTCGGCGCGAGCGCGTTCGTGCTGTCCCTCGGCCGGCTCCCTCTTCGGCCACCGAATGGTGCCGTCTACGCGACGACGGGCGGCATCGAACTCGAAGCAGGCCTCAGCGTCGATGCTCGATCGCTCGACGGCGTTCGGGCGCTGATCCTCAACGAACGCGAGGCGAACAGGCTGACCGGCGCGACCGACTCTGCGGCGGCCGCGACGACGCTCGCGCGCGACGTCGAGTGCGTGGTCGTAACCCTCGGCCCGCGCGGCGCGCTCGCGGTCGAGAACGGCCGAGAGGTGCGAGTCGAGGCACCTGGAGTCGTGGCCGTCGACACGACCGGCGCGGGTGATCTCTTCGTCCCGGCCTACATCTGGGCGGATCTGAACGGACTCGATGTCGAGGGGCGCGTCGCGTGGGCGGCGCTCTATGCCGGCCTATCCGTCCGCGCGCCGACGGCGTTCGACGGGGCAGCACGCCTCGACGAGCTCCTCACAGAGGGAGCCCGACGCGGGTTACGACGTGAGAGGTCAGCCGCTCGTCCTGATTGA
- a CDS encoding glucose 1-dehydrogenase, with translation MGRLDGKVAVVTGGANGIGRASAKALAAEGARVVIGDVAEERGENVAHEIRESNGEAMFVRADVTRMSDVEALVREAVDRWRRLDVMFNNVGVAIPGTADEMSEDDFRRVLDVNLIGVWRGMRAAIPEMLRTGGGSIINTGSVQGHVAFLGWAGYAASKGGVDALTRQAAVEYAPKGIRINSIVPGTILTEMNEKILSEAEDPDAQMAMWTSMHPIGRVGQPDEVAAAVVFLASDESSFITGESLRIDGGLIVRA, from the coding sequence ATGGGTCGGCTCGACGGGAAGGTCGCGGTCGTGACCGGCGGCGCGAACGGCATCGGCAGAGCATCGGCGAAAGCTCTCGCTGCGGAAGGCGCCCGCGTCGTGATCGGCGACGTCGCGGAGGAGCGCGGCGAGAACGTGGCGCACGAGATCCGGGAGTCGAACGGCGAAGCGATGTTCGTTCGAGCGGACGTCACGAGGATGTCGGACGTCGAGGCCCTCGTTCGTGAGGCCGTCGATCGCTGGCGCCGCCTCGACGTGATGTTCAACAACGTCGGCGTGGCGATCCCGGGGACGGCCGACGAGATGAGCGAGGACGATTTCCGCCGCGTGCTGGACGTCAACCTCATCGGGGTGTGGCGCGGCATGCGTGCCGCGATCCCCGAGATGCTGCGGACCGGTGGCGGATCGATCATCAACACCGGCTCGGTACAGGGTCATGTCGCGTTCCTCGGATGGGCCGGATACGCGGCAAGCAAAGGTGGCGTGGATGCGCTGACTCGACAGGCAGCGGTGGAGTATGCGCCGAAAGGGATCCGGATCAACTCGATCGTGCCCGGAACGATCCTCACGGAGATGAACGAGAAAATCCTGAGCGAGGCCGAGGATCCTGACGCGCAGATGGCGATGTGGACGTCGATGCACCCGATCGGCAGGGTAGGTCAACCGGACGAGGTCGCTGCGGCGGTCGTGTTCCTCGCGTCGGACGAGTCGTCGTTCATCACGGGCGAGTCGCTGCGGATCGACGGCGGCTTGATCGTGAGAGCGTGA
- a CDS encoding SMP-30/gluconolactonase/LRE family protein, whose amino-acid sequence MLLSDDAASVFYDGTLTDPQLDHPEGVAVHPDGSVWCGGERGQIYRLDPDGRSLTEVASTGGFCLGMAFDDSAKYLYVCDLKHAAVFRMEVASGRVEPFSADGFRIPNYPAFGPDGDLYVSDSHAFRHPGPGVWRVDPEGKATLWYERSVNFANGLAFDESGSNLYVAETFGNRVSRIALREDGSAGELERVVETPNAWPDGLAFDIEGNMYVGCYEPSQVLRVDREGRIDVLYREMSAHTVAHPTNIAFRGTTMFTANLGRWHITRIEVGVEGLRLPVAR is encoded by the coding sequence ATGCTCCTTTCGGATGACGCGGCAAGCGTCTTCTACGACGGCACGTTGACGGATCCGCAGCTCGACCATCCCGAAGGCGTCGCGGTGCATCCCGACGGCAGCGTGTGGTGCGGTGGCGAGCGCGGACAGATCTACCGGCTCGATCCGGACGGCCGGTCGCTCACGGAGGTCGCGTCGACGGGCGGGTTCTGCCTGGGGATGGCGTTCGACGACTCGGCGAAATACTTATACGTGTGCGACCTCAAGCACGCGGCCGTGTTCCGGATGGAAGTCGCATCCGGACGCGTCGAGCCATTCTCCGCGGACGGGTTCCGCATCCCGAACTACCCGGCGTTCGGACCCGACGGCGATCTGTACGTTTCGGACAGTCACGCGTTCCGCCATCCCGGACCGGGCGTGTGGCGTGTCGATCCCGAGGGGAAGGCGACGCTCTGGTACGAGCGCTCGGTGAACTTCGCCAACGGGCTGGCGTTCGACGAGAGCGGCTCGAACCTGTATGTCGCCGAGACGTTCGGGAATCGGGTGTCGCGGATCGCGCTGCGCGAGGACGGCTCCGCGGGCGAGCTCGAACGCGTCGTTGAGACGCCGAACGCGTGGCCCGACGGGCTCGCGTTCGACATCGAGGGGAACATGTACGTCGGGTGCTACGAGCCGAGCCAGGTGCTGCGGGTCGATCGCGAGGGCCGGATCGACGTCCTCTACCGCGAGATGTCGGCGCACACGGTGGCGCACCCGACCAACATCGCGTTCCGCGGCACGACGATGTTCACGGCGAACCTCGGACGCTGGCACATCACGCGGATCGAGGTCGGCGTCGAGGGACTTCGGCTCCCCGTTGCGCGATGA